The DNA region GCGTGGAGGCCAACACCTCCACGGCGTGGACCTACCTCGTTTTCGCCCTCGCCTGGCTCACCGGCCTGCGGTTGGAATACCTGGTGCTGGGCCTCGCCCTCGTCCTCGCCGCCGCGGGGCTGCTGTTCGCGACGGCAGGATCACGGCGGCTGTGGCGGCGCAGCCCAGGCGTTCTTTTGCCCGCCGGGGCGCTGATCTACATCGCGACCGACCCGGCGCGCGACTTCGCGACTTCCGGCCTCGAGAACTCCCTGTCCCTCTTCTGGCTCGGGCTGCTGTGGTGGTCGCTCATGCGGCTGTCCGAAATATGGGAACGCGGCGACAAGCCGCCGCGGCCCGTGCTCGCCCTGATCGCCTTCTTCGCCGGGCTCGCCCCGCTCGTGCGCCCCGAGCTCGCCCTCGTCGGCGGCGCGGTCCTCCTGCTCATGGCGCTCGCCCCAGTCGGTTGGCCGAACCGGCTCCTCGTCACGGCGGCCGCTGGAGCCGTGCCGGTGGGCTACCAGATCTTCCGGATGGGCTACTACGGCGTTCTCGTCCCGACCCCGGCCATCGCGAAGGACGCGAACGGCTCGAAATGGCTCCAAGGATGGCATTACCTCGTCGATTTCGCCGGACCGTACTGGTTGTGGCTGCCCGTGGCGCTCATCGTCGCAATGCTCGTCGCCGTGCTGCGCGCCGGCCTCGGCGGCGACCGGGTCGGCCAGGCGCACGGCAGCGCCCAAGCCCACTGGGCGACACGCGCAACCGTCATCGCAGGGGTCCTGTCCGCCTTCGGCGTGCTCGAAATGGTGTATTGGATGCGCGAGGGCGGCGACTTCATGCACGGCCGGGTGCTGCTCGCGCCCCTGTTCTGCGCCCTGCTCCCCCTCATGGCCATGCCCGTCGCGCTGCCTAAGAGCCTGTCCCGGCGCAGCGTCGCCCAAGCCGTCCCGGCCCTGCTCTGGACCGGTGTCGCCGGGTGGGCGCTCTTCGCCGCCTTCGGCGCCCATCGGGGCGACCCCACCGCCGTGAACGAATACGGCATCGTCGACGAGCGCCGGTTCTACTCGGCGAACACCGGCCACGCCCATCCGCTCCTCGCCGAGGACTACCTCGACTACCCGAGAATGCACGGGCTTCTCGAAGCGGTCGCCGAGAATCCCTCCGGCGGCGTGCTCCTCCCCGGCTGGGACGCGGACTGGGTCGTCGACCCGCTTCCCGACCCCCCGTTGCGCGGCCAGCCCTACCGGACCACCGTGTATTTCTTGAACCTCGGCATGTCCAGCATGAATCTGCCGCTCAGCGTGCGGGTGCTCGACCAGATGGGCCTCGCCTACCCCCTCGCCTCCCACACCGAGCGCATCCCGAACGGCAGGCTCGGCCACGACAAACTCCTCTTCCCCGACTGGGTCATCGCCGACGCCGGCGGCGCCGACGACCACCCCTACCTGCCCGCCCAATTCGACACCCAATGGGTGCGGGAGGCGCGCGAGGCGCTCACCTGCCCCGAAACCGCGCAGCTCCTCGACTCCTACCGCGCGCCGCTCACCTGGGCCAGGTTCAAACAGAACCTCAAACACGCATTGCGGCTCACCGGCTACCGGATCGACCGGGTTCCCAAATACGA from Segniliparus rotundus DSM 44985 includes:
- the zomB gene encoding flagellar motor control protein ZomB; translation: MSRFSWSDRFSRPRPTAAATGSRAKDRTFWLASALTTALFMFGAWEHRWIADDGLIVLRTVRNLLAGNGPVFNMGERVEANTSTAWTYLVFALAWLTGLRLEYLVLGLALVLAAAGLLFATAGSRRLWRRSPGVLLPAGALIYIATDPARDFATSGLENSLSLFWLGLLWWSLMRLSEIWERGDKPPRPVLALIAFFAGLAPLVRPELALVGGAVLLLMALAPVGWPNRLLVTAAAGAVPVGYQIFRMGYYGVLVPTPAIAKDANGSKWLQGWHYLVDFAGPYWLWLPVALIVAMLVAVLRAGLGGDRVGQAHGSAQAHWATRATVIAGVLSAFGVLEMVYWMREGGDFMHGRVLLAPLFCALLPLMAMPVALPKSLSRRSVAQAVPALLWTGVAGWALFAAFGAHRGDPTAVNEYGIVDERRFYSANTGHAHPLLAEDYLDYPRMHGLLEAVAENPSGGVLLPGWDADWVVDPLPDPPLRGQPYRTTVYFLNLGMSSMNLPLSVRVLDQMGLAYPLASHTERIPNGRLGHDKLLFPDWVIADAGGADDHPYLPAQFDTQWVREAREALTCPETAQLLDSYRAPLTWARFKQNLKHALRLTGYRIDRVPKYELQRCALPPVE